One Peribacillus simplex NBRC 15720 = DSM 1321 genomic region harbors:
- a CDS encoding YjgB family protein: MLSKKPAARMVSAVILTGSLLGAGASFSTEPVEAASTLDSASGIAKEHALTTLSKIYNKAFSGEMPYTAMGLKINENTQKEVYETFGSPPEPGNTDETFVYYHAEMGHPGFAFAYNDDKTISQIRYFGTNVERDHNLGSITPKVLGKQLGSADEIRHISSTNEINYIYKTGNYELQFIVGEDQTVDHINLLEAK, from the coding sequence ATGTTGTCTAAAAAACCAGCGGCCAGAATGGTCAGTGCTGTTATTTTAACCGGTTCTCTTTTAGGGGCAGGTGCATCGTTTTCAACAGAGCCGGTTGAAGCTGCATCCACATTGGATTCCGCTTCCGGAATAGCTAAGGAACACGCTCTTACCACCTTATCTAAAATTTACAACAAAGCTTTTTCAGGAGAAATGCCTTATACTGCCATGGGTTTGAAAATTAATGAAAACACCCAAAAAGAAGTATATGAGACATTTGGTTCTCCCCCTGAACCAGGTAACACAGATGAAACTTTTGTCTATTACCATGCAGAAATGGGGCATCCAGGATTTGCATTTGCCTATAACGATGACAAGACCATCTCACAAATCCGATATTTTGGGACAAATGTAGAACGGGACCATAATCTGGGAAGCATCACACCTAAAGTTTTAGGGAAACAACTCGGCAGTGCTGACGAAATACGCCATATTTCCAGTACGAATGAAATCAACTACATTTACAAGACAGGAAATTATGAACTGCAATTCATTGTCGGTGAAGATCAAACTGTAGATCATATCAATCTACTCGAAGCTAAATAA
- a CDS encoding amino acid ABC transporter substrate-binding protein yields the protein MKKMVALLSLLLAFTIVLTACGTNTKNEANDTDNKSSSQESLYDKVKKDGVLTVGTEGTYPPFTFHDDSDKLTGFDVEIAKEVAKRLGVKAEFKETQWDGMFAGLDAKRFDMIANQVGIDEDRQKKYDFSDPYIQSGAVLLVHKDNSDIKSFDDLKGKTSAQSLTSNYNDLAKSHGAEVTGIEGFSQSVQLIGSKRVDATINDKLSYLDYKKQHPDAPIKVADEEESGVASGLMFRKDSGKLVEEVNKALKAMKDDGTYAKISDKWFGEDVSPK from the coding sequence ATGAAAAAAATGGTTGCACTTTTATCGCTATTGTTGGCTTTCACGATTGTACTTACCGCTTGTGGTACCAATACAAAAAATGAGGCAAACGATACCGACAATAAATCTTCTTCACAAGAAAGTCTATATGATAAAGTCAAAAAAGACGGCGTATTAACTGTTGGAACAGAAGGTACATACCCCCCTTTCACATTCCACGATGATTCAGATAAACTAACGGGGTTTGATGTTGAAATTGCTAAAGAAGTGGCAAAACGCCTTGGAGTGAAAGCTGAATTCAAGGAAACACAATGGGACGGCATGTTTGCAGGATTGGATGCAAAACGTTTTGATATGATCGCAAACCAAGTGGGCATCGATGAAGACCGTCAAAAGAAATATGATTTCTCTGACCCATATATTCAATCAGGAGCCGTATTACTTGTACACAAAGATAATTCGGATATTAAATCCTTCGATGATTTGAAAGGTAAGACCTCTGCACAATCTTTAACAAGTAACTACAATGATCTAGCCAAATCACATGGTGCTGAAGTTACCGGTATTGAAGGATTTTCTCAATCTGTACAGCTTATTGGTTCAAAACGTGTAGATGCGACAATCAATGACAAATTGTCGTACCTTGATTATAAAAAGCAACATCCGGATGCACCTATCAAAGTCGCTGATGAGGAAGAAAGCGGAGTCGCCAGTGGTTTAATGTTCAGAAAAGACAGCGGCAAATTAGTGGAAGAAGTAAACAAAGCATTAAAAGCAATGAAAGACGACGGCACGTACGCAAAAATCTCGGATAAATGGTTCGGTGAAGATGTTTCTCCTAAGTAA
- a CDS encoding amino acid ABC transporter permease, producing the protein MFLLSNIFTEPERMNQLVSIAQTSLYPMIEGAIQYTIPLTLISFVLGLILAVLTALARLSSIRIFQIIARVYVSIIRGTPLLVQLFIIFYGLPNLGVTISPFISAIIGFSLSVGAYASEIIRAAILSIPKGQWEAGYSIGMSYTQALKRIVLPQAARVSVPPLSNTFISLLKDTSLASLILVTELFRKAQEIAAKNYEFLLLYMEAAALYWILCTILSFIQGSLEDRLNRYVAK; encoded by the coding sequence ATGTTTCTCCTAAGTAATATTTTCACCGAACCCGAGCGTATGAACCAGCTTGTTTCCATCGCTCAAACCTCCCTCTATCCGATGATAGAGGGAGCTATTCAATATACGATTCCACTAACGCTAATATCATTTGTTCTCGGCCTTATTCTCGCTGTACTCACAGCATTGGCTAGATTATCTTCCATTAGGATCTTTCAAATAATTGCGCGAGTATATGTGTCAATCATCCGCGGGACACCTTTACTTGTGCAATTATTTATCATTTTCTATGGACTTCCAAATTTAGGTGTTACCATCAGTCCTTTTATATCGGCTATAATCGGATTCTCATTAAGTGTTGGAGCATACGCTTCGGAAATTATAAGAGCAGCCATTTTATCCATACCTAAAGGGCAATGGGAAGCGGGCTATTCGATCGGGATGTCATATACCCAAGCTTTAAAGCGGATCGTCTTGCCGCAAGCAGCGCGTGTATCCGTTCCCCCATTATCCAACACGTTCATTAGCCTTTTAAAAGATACATCGCTTGCATCACTCATTCTTGTAACGGAATTATTCCGTAAAGCACAAGAGATCGCTGCAAAAAACTATGAATTTCTACTACTTTACATGGAAGCGGCTGCTTTATATTGGATTTTGTGTACCATTCTATCTTTCATACAAGGAAGTTTAGAAGACAGACTTAATCGTTATGTAGCAAAATAA
- a CDS encoding amino acid ABC transporter ATP-binding protein yields MINIKNLHKSFGDLEVLKGIDLEVEQGKVIVLIGPSGSGKTTFLRCLNLLEVPTDGTIEIDETVMDFKKTVRKKSITSFRSLTGMVFQSYNLFPHKTALENVMEGPIIVKNIAKHQAKETAAALLTKVGLGEKIDFYPFQLSGGQQQRVGIARALAMEPKVMLFDEPTSALDPELVGDVLQVMKDLAKEEGMTMIVVTHEMRFAREVADEVIFMDEGKIMERGKPEQIFTNPKEARTRKFLNMIQ; encoded by the coding sequence ATGATCAACATTAAGAATCTTCATAAATCGTTTGGTGACCTTGAAGTTTTAAAGGGCATCGATTTGGAAGTGGAGCAAGGTAAAGTCATTGTATTGATCGGTCCTTCGGGTTCAGGCAAAACAACCTTTCTTCGGTGTTTGAATCTCCTTGAGGTGCCAACGGACGGGACGATTGAAATCGATGAAACGGTAATGGACTTCAAAAAAACCGTTAGAAAAAAATCGATTACATCTTTTCGCAGTTTGACAGGGATGGTTTTTCAAAGCTATAACCTCTTCCCCCACAAAACAGCATTGGAAAATGTAATGGAAGGCCCCATCATAGTAAAAAACATAGCCAAACATCAAGCGAAAGAAACTGCTGCTGCCCTTCTTACAAAAGTGGGCTTAGGTGAAAAAATCGATTTTTATCCGTTTCAATTGTCCGGCGGACAGCAGCAACGAGTCGGAATTGCCAGGGCCCTGGCCATGGAGCCTAAGGTCATGCTATTCGATGAACCCACTTCCGCTTTAGATCCAGAACTGGTTGGAGATGTGTTACAGGTCATGAAAGACCTGGCGAAAGAAGAAGGCATGACAATGATCGTGGTAACCCATGAAATGCGTTTCGCCCGTGAAGTCGCCGACGAAGTCATTTTCATGGATGAAGGAAAAATAATGGAGCGGGGAAAACCCGAGCAAATTTTTACAAACCCTAAAGAAGCGCGTACACGTAAATTCCTCAATATGATTCAATAA
- a CDS encoding MFS transporter, whose translation METKKVLPVLFLVMFLVMVGFGIIIPVIPFLAEKVGGSPTQLGLLMAVYSLMQLFFAPMWGRISDRIGRKPVMIIGIAGLALSFFIQASADSLWVLFVARIIGGILSSANMPTAMAYVADITTPEDRGKGMGIIGAATGLGFIFGPAIGGVFSKSSLNLPFYIAGISSLITLFLVIAILKESHTVEKRAQQSKNKESMWKAFKGPLKTMFFLQLIVTLSMAGLETTFAYFAAKKADISLVQLGYIFMIMGVGSAIVQGGLVGRMTKKYGEGAVIRMGIIVSAVGFILILFSSGFWTSAVFLTIFGVGNGFIRPAISALLTKSSMTGHGSVTGLLSSFDSFGRIAGPPIGGWLFSISIDLPFISGAILSVFALILFQLYHVRTQTRQVQASH comes from the coding sequence ATGGAAACAAAAAAGGTGTTACCCGTACTTTTTTTAGTGATGTTTTTAGTCATGGTCGGATTTGGTATCATCATTCCCGTCATTCCGTTCCTTGCTGAAAAGGTAGGTGGCAGTCCTACACAACTTGGTCTTTTAATGGCTGTTTATTCACTGATGCAATTATTTTTTGCCCCGATGTGGGGACGTATATCTGACCGGATAGGACGTAAGCCTGTCATGATAATCGGGATTGCTGGACTGGCCCTTTCGTTTTTCATCCAGGCTTCGGCAGATTCCTTATGGGTATTATTTGTAGCCAGAATCATTGGCGGGATTTTGTCATCGGCAAACATGCCGACCGCAATGGCGTATGTGGCTGATATCACGACGCCGGAAGATCGGGGAAAAGGGATGGGAATCATCGGGGCCGCTACAGGGCTTGGATTCATCTTTGGACCTGCGATTGGCGGGGTATTCTCCAAATCAAGTTTGAATTTACCGTTTTACATTGCTGGAATTTCCTCTTTGATTACTTTATTCTTAGTGATTGCGATACTGAAGGAATCACATACAGTTGAAAAGAGGGCCCAACAGTCAAAAAATAAAGAGTCCATGTGGAAAGCCTTTAAAGGGCCTCTTAAAACCATGTTTTTCCTGCAATTGATCGTTACTCTTTCAATGGCAGGACTCGAAACGACTTTTGCCTATTTTGCAGCCAAAAAGGCTGATATAAGTCTTGTACAATTAGGCTATATCTTTATGATCATGGGGGTTGGAAGTGCGATCGTTCAAGGTGGATTAGTGGGTAGGATGACAAAGAAATATGGGGAAGGCGCTGTCATAAGAATGGGAATCATCGTATCGGCAGTTGGTTTCATTCTGATCCTGTTTTCTTCCGGTTTTTGGACATCGGCGGTCTTCCTGACGATTTTCGGAGTGGGTAATGGGTTCATCCGGCCGGCAATTTCGGCACTGTTGACCAAAAGTTCAATGACAGGCCATGGCAGTGTCACTGGACTGCTATCTTCCTTCGACTCGTTCGGCAGGATTGCAGGTCCTCCGATAGGCGGTTGGTTATTTTCGATTTCGATTGATTTACCATTTATATCGGGCGCGATCCTTTCCGTTTTTGCTTTGATTCTTTTTCAGTTATACCATGTAAGGACACAGACTAGACAGGTCCAAGCATCTCATTAA
- a CDS encoding response regulator transcription factor: MSNDQWILIIDDEEDLARLMETVLHKEGIPNIVTAGTIADGWVKFQKFHPSLVLLDIMLPDGEGYDLCKQIREVSNVPILFLSAKDEEIDKLLGLAIGGDDYITKPFSPKEVAYRVKAQLRRAGFSEEKATPKKFQVGPFELSANENEVKKDGKTLELTAKEIGLMSCFMHHPNQILSKETLFEHVWGDDFFGSDNTVMVHIRRLREKIEADPSKPSFLITVKGLGYKLQTKGESR, from the coding sequence ATGTCTAATGATCAGTGGATTTTAATTATTGACGATGAAGAAGATTTGGCACGTCTCATGGAGACAGTTTTACATAAAGAAGGTATCCCGAATATTGTTACGGCGGGGACGATTGCGGATGGGTGGGTAAAGTTTCAGAAGTTCCATCCATCACTAGTCTTGCTAGATATTATGTTGCCAGATGGTGAAGGCTATGATTTATGCAAGCAAATTCGTGAAGTGTCGAATGTGCCCATTTTATTTTTGTCGGCAAAGGATGAGGAAATTGATAAGCTTTTAGGGTTGGCGATTGGCGGGGATGATTATATTACCAAGCCATTCAGTCCGAAAGAAGTTGCATATCGAGTAAAGGCGCAGCTGAGGCGTGCGGGCTTTTCAGAGGAAAAAGCGACTCCGAAAAAATTTCAAGTTGGTCCTTTTGAGCTTAGTGCAAATGAAAATGAAGTGAAAAAGGATGGCAAAACGCTTGAGCTCACAGCTAAAGAAATCGGACTGATGAGCTGTTTTATGCATCACCCGAATCAGATTTTGAGCAAGGAAACTTTATTTGAACATGTGTGGGGCGATGATTTCTTTGGCTCTGATAATACAGTGATGGTACATATTCGCCGTTTACGCGAAAAAATCGAGGCAGATCCTTCAAAGCCTTCTTTTTTAATAACCGTTAAAGGACTTGGTTATAAATTACAAACCAAGGGTGAATCAAGATGA
- a CDS encoding sensor histidine kinase, whose protein sequence is MKWKLTRRFLGSVVTIVVIVGIVNTILLLSLLFYRAMHNFEAEEVSAENFSRTFSQYVELKDNKPIVNEEGLKKLRNNNAWIQFLNDKGEQVAAFYTPQKLQTVYSPIEIVQMYKYKEIDAETTVFVGEAHNFSYFVGVKEQGIGRYVITYDYEKVFKNFNILLVIFLIVDIIIALVIGFLFGKKLTSPLNILIEGIQQLRERRFKKMSIPKGVYEDVFRNMNELSVKLDQYEKERNQLDQMREEWISNVSHDMRTPLASIHGYTELMKDNATELTPHELYEFTSIINRQSVYMKDLLDDLNLTMRLRNQRLPLQFEDVDIVGFIREMTIELLNDSQFGDQQVEFVANVDKATHKVDKKLLKRAIFNLIYNALVHNEENVVVKIQIDDIHLQSELHTQITIADNGRGIPAKDLEQVFERYYRGTNTASTHGTGLGMAIARDIILAHKGKLDLTSIENKGTTITILL, encoded by the coding sequence ATGAAGTGGAAATTGACACGGCGCTTTTTAGGATCCGTTGTGACAATTGTTGTAATCGTAGGGATCGTAAATACAATTTTACTTTTATCTCTACTCTTTTATCGAGCCATGCATAATTTCGAGGCAGAAGAAGTATCTGCAGAAAACTTTAGCAGAACATTTTCACAATATGTGGAACTAAAAGATAACAAACCAATCGTAAATGAAGAAGGGCTTAAAAAACTGAGGAACAATAACGCCTGGATACAATTTTTGAATGATAAGGGTGAGCAAGTTGCAGCCTTTTATACACCTCAAAAATTGCAAACCGTATATTCTCCTATTGAAATCGTCCAAATGTATAAGTATAAGGAAATTGATGCAGAGACGACTGTTTTTGTCGGCGAAGCCCATAATTTCAGCTATTTTGTAGGAGTTAAGGAACAGGGAATTGGCCGCTATGTAATTACTTATGATTATGAAAAAGTTTTTAAGAACTTTAACATCTTACTAGTAATATTTTTAATCGTGGATATCATTATTGCATTAGTCATTGGATTCTTATTTGGAAAAAAATTAACGAGTCCGCTGAACATATTAATAGAAGGAATTCAGCAGCTTCGGGAGCGGCGCTTTAAAAAAATGAGCATACCAAAAGGCGTTTATGAAGATGTATTTCGCAATATGAATGAACTATCGGTGAAATTGGATCAGTATGAAAAAGAACGTAATCAACTCGACCAAATGCGTGAGGAATGGATTAGCAATGTTTCTCATGACATGAGGACACCACTTGCTTCTATCCATGGTTATACAGAATTGATGAAAGATAACGCCACTGAATTAACACCACATGAATTGTATGAGTTTACATCCATTATTAATAGACAGTCCGTTTATATGAAAGATTTGTTGGATGACCTGAATTTAACGATGCGTTTGCGCAACCAACGACTTCCCTTGCAATTTGAAGATGTTGATATCGTTGGGTTTATAAGAGAAATGACGATCGAGCTTTTAAATGATTCACAATTTGGTGATCAACAGGTTGAGTTTGTGGCAAATGTGGACAAAGCAACACATAAAGTGGATAAAAAATTGCTGAAACGGGCGATTTTTAACCTTATCTATAATGCACTCGTGCATAACGAGGAAAATGTCGTTGTGAAAATACAAATTGATGATATTCATCTACAATCAGAACTGCATACCCAAATTACGATTGCCGATAATGGCCGCGGTATTCCCGCCAAAGATTTAGAACAGGTTTTTGAACGCTACTATCGAGGTACGAATACTGCCAGTACACATGGGACCGGTTTAGGAATGGCCATTGCAAGGGACATTATTCTGGCTCATAAAGGTAAACTGGATTTGACTAGCATTGAAAATAAGGGAACCACAATTACGATACTTTTATAA
- a CDS encoding YxeA family protein, whose product MKKFLMVVGILFILGAAGVFALTKIDFNRMNADNYYLQITEDGVQHETKLDDGSVMTYYSYKLDAKNADGETIPLEFTAQKNLRKDAYLKMYVKNGDEVSSYDEVKFEDIPKKAQTK is encoded by the coding sequence ATGAAGAAATTTCTTATGGTAGTTGGCATTTTGTTTATACTGGGAGCGGCAGGAGTCTTCGCGCTTACTAAAATAGACTTTAACCGCATGAATGCCGATAATTATTATTTGCAAATTACTGAGGATGGGGTACAACATGAAACCAAACTGGATGATGGTTCAGTGATGACTTATTATTCTTATAAACTGGATGCCAAAAATGCAGATGGTGAAACGATACCGCTTGAATTCACGGCACAAAAAAATCTTCGAAAAGATGCTTACTTAAAGATGTACGTGAAAAATGGTGATGAAGTTTCGTCATATGATGAAGTGAAATTTGAGGATATTCCAAAAAAGGCACAAACAAAATAA
- a CDS encoding ABC transporter permease, translating to MTLFSLARKNIARNFSQYFLYIASMVFSIIIYFTFVTLKYSDTVAEHTASSQKLDSLMSGAAVILIFFVAIFIAYSNSFFMKKRKKEVALYALLGVRNRQIGLMLFFENLLLGLVSLVVGILLGFLCSKGFMTILIYLMGYDVIAPFTFSGSAALNTSLVFLIIFLVTSFQGYRLIYQFKLIDLFHASKKGEVAPKPSMIVAFLGIFLIVMGYWLAMQDLFTSKVWEKVGFLMTALIILTTVIAGTFLLFHSVTGFVLAVIKKNEKWLWKGLHLMTISQLLYRIRGNARTLTVIAVLSATTVTAGGSVYGLYYNANDQVMTVDPNTFMYQQTDANSDHQVSAVLPDTKYDENVEALSVTFNTKEFNKGSAFDSSDKRIYTVIDERTYNELAEVQGKEALHVNNGKAVILDIGYDKRFSPEYKDKTIRTENNTAITFQSFKTQTVLNAGTAGIAVVVSNDQFKSLQKEGEELKYRVIGVDHASTDLSGKIAKQVPEEALFSSAPQDFQTSIESVGSLLFIGSFLGLVFLAATGSIIYFKVLTEAEEDKSQYNMLHKMGVNAKEMRKSIASQVFVIFFVPLAVGLLHSAVALKAFSGLLMMNLAKPVLIWMIAYTVIYGLYYILTVASYNRIITQNNKTEG from the coding sequence ATGACGTTATTTAGTCTAGCGAGAAAAAATATTGCTCGAAACTTCTCCCAATATTTTTTATATATCGCATCCATGGTATTTAGCATTATCATCTACTTCACATTTGTAACATTAAAATATAGCGATACAGTTGCAGAACATACGGCTTCATCACAGAAATTAGATTCATTAATGAGTGGTGCGGCAGTCATCCTGATTTTCTTCGTTGCCATTTTTATTGCCTATTCCAATTCATTTTTTATGAAAAAACGTAAAAAAGAAGTGGCATTATATGCATTGCTTGGCGTACGTAATCGTCAGATTGGTTTGATGCTCTTCTTTGAAAACCTATTGCTAGGTTTGGTTTCATTAGTTGTGGGGATTTTACTTGGATTTCTTTGTTCAAAAGGGTTCATGACGATTTTGATCTATTTAATGGGCTATGATGTCATAGCACCATTTACATTTTCGGGATCTGCAGCTTTGAACACCTCTCTCGTATTTCTTATTATTTTCTTGGTGACATCATTCCAGGGCTATCGTTTGATTTATCAATTTAAATTAATTGATCTCTTCCATGCATCGAAAAAGGGGGAGGTTGCTCCGAAGCCATCAATGATTGTAGCCTTTCTGGGAATTTTCCTGATTGTCATGGGTTATTGGTTGGCGATGCAAGATCTTTTTACTTCTAAAGTGTGGGAAAAAGTCGGCTTTTTAATGACGGCACTCATTATTTTGACAACTGTTATTGCCGGTACGTTTTTATTGTTTCATAGCGTGACAGGCTTTGTGTTAGCGGTGATTAAGAAAAATGAAAAATGGCTATGGAAAGGTCTGCATCTGATGACGATCTCGCAACTGCTATATCGCATTCGGGGTAATGCACGTACATTGACCGTAATTGCGGTGTTAAGTGCTACAACGGTAACAGCTGGCGGTTCGGTTTATGGTCTTTATTACAACGCGAATGACCAAGTTATGACCGTTGATCCGAATACCTTCATGTATCAGCAAACGGATGCAAATAGCGATCATCAAGTCAGCGCTGTATTGCCAGATACAAAGTATGATGAAAATGTCGAAGCACTATCTGTCACATTTAATACGAAAGAATTTAATAAGGGATCTGCATTCGATAGCTCGGATAAAAGAATTTACACGGTTATCGATGAAAGAACATATAACGAATTAGCAGAAGTGCAAGGCAAGGAAGCACTGCATGTGAATAATGGCAAAGCAGTCATTTTAGATATTGGATATGACAAAAGATTCTCACCTGAATACAAGGACAAGACCATCAGGACAGAAAACAACACGGCAATCACATTCCAAAGCTTTAAAACACAAACAGTATTAAATGCCGGAACAGCAGGCATTGCAGTGGTCGTATCGAATGATCAATTTAAATCATTGCAAAAAGAAGGGGAAGAGCTAAAATATCGTGTCATCGGTGTTGATCATGCTTCCACGGATTTATCTGGAAAAATTGCAAAACAAGTACCTGAAGAAGCGCTATTTTCTAGTGCCCCTCAAGATTTCCAAACAAGCATCGAAAGTGTAGGCTCATTGCTATTTATCGGAAGTTTTCTTGGTCTGGTTTTTTTAGCGGCAACAGGCAGTATCATTTACTTTAAAGTTCTAACGGAAGCAGAGGAAGATAAATCACAATACAATATGCTTCATAAAATGGGCGTTAACGCAAAAGAAATGCGGAAATCCATTGCATCACAAGTGTTTGTAATCTTTTTCGTTCCACTGGCAGTGGGGTTATTACACAGTGCGGTTGCTTTAAAAGCCTTCTCGGGCTTATTGATGATGAATCTTGCAAAACCTGTGTTGATCTGGATGATCGCTTATACGGTTATTTACGGTCTGTATTATATCTTAACGGTAGCTTCCTATAATCGTATTATCACACAAAATAATAAAACAGAAGGATGA
- a CDS encoding ABC transporter ATP-binding protein, which yields MEPLLKVENIKKTYGKSSAAYTALENISFDIHEGEFVGIMGPSGAGKSTLLNMLATIDSPTEGEIYMNDTSIHDMKGADLTDFRRDNLGFIFQDYNLLDSLTVKENILLPLAIAKIPANEITTLVNRIAKAFGIEDLLAKYPYQISGGQKQRTAAARALVTEPALILADEPTGALDSKSATGLLESLSELNENNNSTIMLVTHDAYAASFCRRIIFIKDGTLSTEIYRRGQSRKAFFQEIMDVLATIGGEVDDVI from the coding sequence ATGGAACCATTATTAAAAGTGGAAAATATAAAAAAAACATATGGTAAATCAAGCGCTGCCTACACAGCGTTGGAAAATATATCTTTTGACATTCATGAAGGAGAGTTTGTAGGGATCATGGGACCTTCTGGAGCGGGGAAATCGACGTTGCTCAATATGTTAGCAACCATTGACTCGCCGACTGAAGGGGAAATTTATATGAATGATACGAGCATTCACGATATGAAAGGAGCTGACTTAACGGATTTCAGACGTGATAATCTTGGTTTCATCTTCCAGGATTACAATTTGCTAGACTCATTGACTGTGAAGGAAAATATATTATTACCACTGGCGATTGCGAAAATTCCAGCAAACGAAATTACTACCTTGGTGAATCGTATTGCTAAAGCATTTGGGATTGAAGATTTATTAGCTAAATATCCATACCAAATCTCCGGAGGGCAAAAGCAAAGAACAGCTGCAGCCAGAGCGCTTGTGACAGAGCCTGCATTGATCCTGGCTGATGAGCCAACAGGTGCACTTGATTCTAAATCAGCAACTGGTTTGCTGGAAAGTTTAAGTGAACTAAATGAAAATAATAATTCCACCATCATGTTGGTGACACATGATGCATATGCCGCAAGCTTCTGCCGGCGGATCATTTTCATCAAGGATGGTACGCTTTCAACAGAAATATATCGTCGTGGTCAATCACGTAAAGCTTTCTTCCAAGAAATTATGGATGTCCTTGCAACAATTGGAGGTGAGGTAGATGACGTTATTTAG
- a CDS encoding DUF3817 domain-containing protein: protein MFSTAIGWFRFITIIEGISYVLLLAIGMPIKYILDIGEATLILGSIHGFLFVVFGLLLLYVSIVSKWSFLKMAMIFIVSFIPFGNFVIDRRLLKQG from the coding sequence ATGTTTTCGACAGCTATTGGTTGGTTTCGGTTTATTACAATAATTGAGGGAATCTCGTATGTTCTATTGCTTGCCATTGGTATGCCCATTAAGTACATATTGGATATTGGGGAAGCAACACTCATTTTAGGCAGCATCCATGGTTTCTTATTTGTCGTGTTTGGGCTTTTATTACTTTATGTGAGCATCGTATCAAAATGGTCCTTTTTAAAAATGGCGATGATTTTCATCGTTTCATTCATCCCATTTGGAAATTTTGTAATCGATCGCAGGCTATTGAAGCAAGGTTAA